The DNA sequence CGGGTGTCGAGCGCGCTGGTCGCTTCGTCGAGGATGAGCACCGGCGGGTTGCGCAGCAGGATCCGGGCGATCGCCATCCGCTGCTTCTCCCCGCCGGAGAACCGGTAGCCGCGCTGGCCGACGACGGTGTCGTACCCCTCCGGCAGGCCGGCGAGGGTGTCGTGGATGTGCGCGGCCATCGCCGCCAGCTCGATCTCCTCGTCGGTCGCGTCCGGTTTCGCGAAGCGCAGGTTCTCGCGCACGGTGTCGTGGAAGAGGTAGGTCTCCTGCGACACCAGCCCGACGCCCGCGGCGAGCGAGGCCAGCGTGACGTCGCGGACGTCGGTGCCGTCGATCCGCACCGACCCGGACTCCACCTCGTACAGCCGCGCCACCAGGTAGGCGAGCGTCGTCTTGCCCGAACCGGTCGAGCCGACCAGCGCCGTCGTGGTCCCGGCGGGGACGTCGAGGTCGATCTCGTGCAGCGTCAGCGGCCCGTCTTCGCCGTAGCGGAACGACACCCCGCGCATCGAGACGTCCCCGCGCCGCACGACCAGTTCCCGGGCCCCCGGCTTGTCGGCGATCTCCACCGGCAGGTCGAGCACCTCGAAGATGCGGCCGAACAGCGCCTTCGACGTCGCCACGTTCTGGCCGATCGTCTGCATCGCGGTCGCCGGGGCGACCAGCCGGTTGAGCATGCTGGTGAACGCCACGACGGTGCCGAGCGAGAACGGCGTCGCGCCGCCGGCCAGCGCGAGCCCGGCGATCCAGTAGACCAGCGCGGGGATGACGGTCAGGCTCATCCCGCGGGAGGCGACCTGCCAGCGCCCGGCGAGCGCGGCGGCGCGTTCGAGCGCCGCGATCTCCCGCGACTCGGCGCCGAACCGCTCGCGCACCGCCCGCTCGTTGCCCATCGTCTTGGCGAGCAGCACGCCGGTGACCGACAGCGACTCCTCGACCATCGTCGTCAGCCGGGCCATCCGCCGGGTCCGGCCACGGGCCAGCGTCCGCCGCCGCTTGCCCAGCCGCAGCGTGAACAGCAGGAACAGCGGGACGACGATCAGCGACAGCCCGGCCAGCTGCCAGTCCAGCGCGATCAGCGCCACGGTGATCGCGATCGTGGTGGTCGCGTTCTGCACCACCGAGCCGGCGGTCGTGGTGATGACGTTGTCGACGCCGCCGATGTCGTTGAACACCCGCGAGAGCACTTCGCCGCTCTTCGTCCGCGTGAAGAAGCCGAGCGACATCCGCTGCAGGTGGCCGTAGACCGAGACGCGCAGCTCGTTCATGACGCGCTGCCCGATCGTGTTCGACAGCCCGGTGGTGGCGACGCCGAGGGAGCCGCTGCCGACCGCGCAGGCGATCATCCCCGCCGCCAGGAGGCTGATCAGGAGCGTGTCGCGGTGCGGCAGGGCGTCGTCGAGGATCTCGCGCAGCAGGAACGGCGAGACGACGCCGAGGCCGGCCTGCACCACGATCAGCGCGAACAGCGCGGTGAGCGGCGCGCGGTGCGGGCGGAACAGCCCGGCGATCCGCCGCAGCGGGACCGGCTCGTCGGCGTCGGAGTCCGGTTCGCGGAGGACGGGAGCGAAAGTCATACACGTATGTTTACTGAACTCTGGCTGTGATTCCAGTCTTTTTCCGGTAGTCGCTGAGATGTTAGTACGCGTATGCGTAGTACGTGCGCGTACCCGCGAAGAGAACGAGCCGGAGCGACTACCCTCGAAGGGGCCGGCCTCGTCCGGCGCGCCACTCTCGACCCAGCTGGAGCGTGCACACCCGTGTTCGACACCCTCTCCGATCGGCTCACCGCCGCCCTGCAGACGCTCACGCGCAAGGGCAGGCTGTCCGACGCCGACATCGACGCCACCGCGCGCGAGATCCGCATCGCGCTGCTGGAGGCCGACGTCGCCCTCGGCGTGGTCAAGACCTTCATCGCGAAGATCAAGGAGCGGGCGAAGGGCGCCGAGGTCTCGCAGGCGCTCAACCCCGCGCAGCAGGTCGTCAAGATCGTCAACGAGGAGCTCGTCGCGATCCTCGGCGGCGAGACGCGCCGGCTCAACCTGGCCAAGACGCCGCCGACCGTGATCATGCTGGCGGGCCTGCAGGGTGCCGGTAAGACGACCCTCGCCGGCAAGCTCGCGCTGTGGCTGAAGAAGCAGGGCCACGCGCCGATGCTGGTCGCCTGCGACCTCCAGCGCCCGAACGCCGTCACGCAGCTGCAGGTCGTCGGCGAGCGCGCCGGGGTCACAGTCTTCGCGCCACATCCGGGCGCGACAGCGACCGGTGCATCAGCACAGCCCGGCAACGGTGTCGGCGACCCGGTCGACGTCGCCCGCCGCGCCATCGCCGAGGCCAAGCACGCGCAGCACGACGTCGTCGTGGTCGACACCGCGGGCCGCCTGGGCGTCGACGAAGAGCTGATGAAGCAGGCCGCGGACATCCGCGACGCGGTCGAGCCGGACGAGGTCCTGTTCGTCGTCGACGCGATGATCGGCCAGGACGCCGTGACCACGGCCGAGGCGTTCCGCGACGGCGTCGGCTTCAGCGGCGTCGTGCTCACCAAGCTCGACGGCGACGCCCGCGGTGGTGCCGCGCTGAGCGTCCGCGAGGTCACCGGCCAGCCGATCCTCTTCGCCTCGAACGGCGAGAAGCTCGAGGACTTCGACACCTTCCACCCGGACCGGATGGCGTCGCGCATCCTCGGCATGGGTGACGTCCTGACCCTGATCGAGCAGGCCGAGCAGGCCTTCGACCAGAACCAGGCCGAGAAGGCCGCGGCGAAGCTGTCCAGCGGCCAGCTCACCCTCGAGGACTTCCTCGAGCAGATGCTCGCGGTCCGCAAGATGGGCCCGATCGGCAACCTGCTCGGCATGCTCCCGGGCGCCGGTCAGATGAAGGACCAGCTCGCCCAGGTCGACGACAAGCACCTGGACAAGCTGCAGGCGATCATCCGGGGCATGACCCCGGCCGAGCGCGACGACCCCAAGATGATCAACGGCTCGCGCCGGCTGCGCATCGCCAACGGCTCCGGCGTCACCGTCCGTGAGGTCAACGACCTGGTCAACCGGTTCTTCGAGGCTCGCAAGATGATGGCGCAGATGGCCGGCCGGTTCGGCTTCGGCGGCGGGGGCGGCAGCTCGAAGCGCAAGGGCAAGAAGGGCAAGAAGGGCGGGCGCGGCCCGACCCAGCCCAAGGTCCGCGGCGGCTTCCCCGGCGGCATGCCGATGCTGCCCCCGGGCGGGCAGATGCCGGGCGGCATGCCCGACCTGTCGCAGCTGGGCGGCATGAACGACGTCCCGGGCTTCGACCCGTCGAAGTTCAAGCTGCCGAAGAACCCCAAGGACAATTGAGCACCGCGCTGCACGCCGCCGGGGTGGTCCTGCCCGGCGGCGAGTCCCGCGAACTCTGGATCACCGGCGGCCGGATCTCGTTCGAGCCGGTACCGGACGCCGAGTCGCTGGGCCGGGACGTCTTCCTCGTGCCAGGGCTGGTCGACGCGCACTGCCACCCCGGCATCGGCGTCGGCGGGCCGGTCTCGCTCGAAGAGGCGACCGAGCAGGCCCTGCAGGACCGTGCGGCGGGCACGCTGCTCATCCGCGACTGCGGGCTGCCGATCGACGTCCGGCCCCTGCAGCGGCGCGCCGACCTGCCGACGATCATCCGCGCCGGGCAGCACCTCGCGCTGACCAAGCGGTACATCCCCGGCCTGGGCATCGAGCTGGACGACCCCGCGCAGCTGCCCGGCGCGGTCGCCGAGCAGGCGCGGGACGGCGACGGCTGGGTCAAGCTCGTCGGCGACTGGATCGACCGCGGCGTCGGCGACCTCGCGCCGCTGTGGCCGGACGACGTCCTCGCCGAAGCCGTCGAGGTGGCGCACGAGCACGGCGCCCGCGTCACCGCGCACGTGTTCGGCGAAGCGGCGCTGCCCGGGCTGATCGCGTCGGGCATCGACTGCCTCGAACACGGCACCGGCCTGAGCGCCGACCAGCTCGCCGAGCTGGCGCGCCACGACGTCGCCCTGGTGCCGACGCTCATCAACATCGACAACTTCCCGGGCATCGCGGACAAGGCGGGCAAGTACCCGGTGTACGCGGACCACATGCGGGCGCTGCACGCCGGCGTCGGCGAGATGGTCGCGACGGCGATCGAAGCGGGCGTACGCGTCTTCGCGGGCAGTGACGCCGGCGGCATGGTCGAGCACGGCAGGCTCGTCGACGAGATCGAGGCGCTGCACCGCGCGGGCATGACCCGCGAGCAGGCGCTCGCGAGCGCGTCCTGGGCGGCCCGCGACTGGCTCGGCCACCCCGGCATCGCCGACGGCGCCCCGGCCGACCTGCTCGTCTACCCGAGCGATCCGCGCGACGACCTGGGCGTCCTGCGGCATCCCTCGCACGTCGTGCTCGGCGGCGTCGTCTACGCGTAGACCCCGCTGTTTTCCTTGCGGGGTCGGCACTTTAGCGTGGGGAGCGTGACGGACGACGACGGCGCACGGCGCGTACTGGGAGCGCACTGGTGTTTCGTGGCGTTCATCGCGGGGATCGCGGGCTACTACCTCATCAACCTGATCATCGCCGCGGCGGTGAACCGCAACGTCGGCGAGTTCGACCCCCTCGAGCTGCACGACATCGGCCCGCTCCTGCTCCTCGCCTTCGTGCCCAACCTCCTGCTCGGCCTCGGCCCGGCGGTCGGCTCGTGGCGGTGGGGCCAGGGGCTGCGCGCCGACTTCGGGCTCAAACCGACCTGGCGCGACGTCCGCATCGGCCTGGCCTGCGGGGTGCTCGCGCTGGTCGTCGGCTACGGGCTCAACCTGGTGCTGATCGCGGTCTACGGCGCCGACGACGCCTCCGACAGCCCGCTGACCGACCTCGCCGACACCTTCGACGGCGACACCGTGTGGCTGGTGCTGGCCGCGGTGATCGTCATCGCCGGCGCCCCGATCACCGAAGAACTGCTGGTCCGCGGCACGCTCTGGAACGCGCTGGCCTTCCACAAAGTCCCGCCGTGGGTGGTGCTCCTGCTGACGTCGGTGGTGTTCGCCCAGCTCCACGGCGAGCCGACCCGTACGCTCGCGCTGATCGGCCAGGGCATCGCGATCGGGCTCGCCCGGCACCTGTCGGGCCGGGTCAGCGCCGGCGTGATCGCCCACGCCGCCAACAACCTCCCGCCCGCCGTGCTGCTGTTCGTCGCGCACTGAACGTTGCGAACATCGATGGACAGTAGTCGGACGGATACTGTGTGATCACCTCCCGGCGGCTAGGCTCGAGGCAGGAGCCGAGCGACGCGGAGGGCAAGGCGTGACCACTTCCCAGCCCCGGGACCCGGCTGCCGACGCCACGCCCCTGCCCGAACCGGACGAGCCCGTCTTCCTGCCGGCCGCGCCGCGGCACCGGTGGGGGTTCGGTGCCTTCCTGCTCGTCGAAGCCGTCCTGCTGGCCACCGCCGCGTTCGTGTCCGTGCTGGTCGGGGACACCGGGCCGGGTCCGCTGCCGATGCGTGTCGTCCTGCTCGGCACCATGCTGCCGACGATGATCGCCGCGGGTGTCGCGGTGCTGATCACGTACGTGCGCGGGAACGGGCCCGTCGCCGACTTCAAGATCGAGTGGCGCTGGGCCGACGTGAAGACCGGCTTCCGGTACGGCTGCGTCGGGCTCGTCTTCACCACGATCGCCGCCTAC is a window from the Amycolatopsis sp. cg9 genome containing:
- a CDS encoding ABC transporter ATP-binding protein, with protein sequence MTFAPVLREPDSDADEPVPLRRIAGLFRPHRAPLTALFALIVVQAGLGVVSPFLLREILDDALPHRDTLLISLLAAGMIACAVGSGSLGVATTGLSNTIGQRVMNELRVSVYGHLQRMSLGFFTRTKSGEVLSRVFNDIGGVDNVITTTAGSVVQNATTTIAITVALIALDWQLAGLSLIVVPLFLLFTLRLGKRRRTLARGRTRRMARLTTMVEESLSVTGVLLAKTMGNERAVRERFGAESREIAALERAAALAGRWQVASRGMSLTVIPALVYWIAGLALAGGATPFSLGTVVAFTSMLNRLVAPATAMQTIGQNVATSKALFGRIFEVLDLPVEIADKPGARELVVRRGDVSMRGVSFRYGEDGPLTLHEIDLDVPAGTTTALVGSTGSGKTTLAYLVARLYEVESGSVRIDGTDVRDVTLASLAAGVGLVSQETYLFHDTVRENLRFAKPDATDEEIELAAMAAHIHDTLAGLPEGYDTVVGQRGYRFSGGEKQRMAIARILLRNPPVLILDEATSALDTRTERSVQAELDRLAAGRTTLTIAHRLSTVEHADQIVVLHEGRIAERGTHAELLARNGRYARLVRGTA
- the ffh gene encoding signal recognition particle protein; translated protein: MFDTLSDRLTAALQTLTRKGRLSDADIDATAREIRIALLEADVALGVVKTFIAKIKERAKGAEVSQALNPAQQVVKIVNEELVAILGGETRRLNLAKTPPTVIMLAGLQGAGKTTLAGKLALWLKKQGHAPMLVACDLQRPNAVTQLQVVGERAGVTVFAPHPGATATGASAQPGNGVGDPVDVARRAIAEAKHAQHDVVVVDTAGRLGVDEELMKQAADIRDAVEPDEVLFVVDAMIGQDAVTTAEAFRDGVGFSGVVLTKLDGDARGGAALSVREVTGQPILFASNGEKLEDFDTFHPDRMASRILGMGDVLTLIEQAEQAFDQNQAEKAAAKLSSGQLTLEDFLEQMLAVRKMGPIGNLLGMLPGAGQMKDQLAQVDDKHLDKLQAIIRGMTPAERDDPKMINGSRRLRIANGSGVTVREVNDLVNRFFEARKMMAQMAGRFGFGGGGGSSKRKGKKGKKGGRGPTQPKVRGGFPGGMPMLPPGGQMPGGMPDLSQLGGMNDVPGFDPSKFKLPKNPKDN
- a CDS encoding amidohydrolase family protein; the protein is MSTALHAAGVVLPGGESRELWITGGRISFEPVPDAESLGRDVFLVPGLVDAHCHPGIGVGGPVSLEEATEQALQDRAAGTLLIRDCGLPIDVRPLQRRADLPTIIRAGQHLALTKRYIPGLGIELDDPAQLPGAVAEQARDGDGWVKLVGDWIDRGVGDLAPLWPDDVLAEAVEVAHEHGARVTAHVFGEAALPGLIASGIDCLEHGTGLSADQLAELARHDVALVPTLINIDNFPGIADKAGKYPVYADHMRALHAGVGEMVATAIEAGVRVFAGSDAGGMVEHGRLVDEIEALHRAGMTREQALASASWAARDWLGHPGIADGAPADLLVYPSDPRDDLGVLRHPSHVVLGGVVYA
- a CDS encoding lysostaphin resistance A-like protein, translated to MTDDDGARRVLGAHWCFVAFIAGIAGYYLINLIIAAAVNRNVGEFDPLELHDIGPLLLLAFVPNLLLGLGPAVGSWRWGQGLRADFGLKPTWRDVRIGLACGVLALVVGYGLNLVLIAVYGADDASDSPLTDLADTFDGDTVWLVLAAVIVIAGAPITEELLVRGTLWNALAFHKVPPWVVLLLTSVVFAQLHGEPTRTLALIGQGIAIGLARHLSGRVSAGVIAHAANNLPPAVLLFVAH